The following nucleotide sequence is from Ferruginibacter lapsinanis.
CAGTAAAACATGCTCTTCTTCGCTACGTATTTGCTTAATGATCTCTGCTCTTGCTTCTACCCCACCCAGCCCCTGATTCTTACCTCCATCCATAGGAAAGGGCTCTAAACGGCTATGTACGTCATTTGTATGGAGTATGGTAAGCTTTCTGACTTCGCTCAATTCTTCTGCCAATACCGACCTGCTGCCTAATAAAGCACCGGTTGCTAATAAAGATTGGGTAATAAATTTTCTTCTACTCTGCATTGGATACCCTGTTTTCTAGTTTAGAAATAATTTGTTTTCCCTGGCTGTTTAATCTGGCGAAATACTCCATAACAGCGTCTCTGTACAAGTAACCATTATTCATTTGGGGAATAGTTTTCAACATTTCGCAATCATCTCCGCCATTGGCAATATAATCTACTAATGCAATCGTATAAGTAGTGGACTCATTCAATGCCACCCCACCTATTTTAATATTGATCGCTTTTTTATCTTTTATCTGGTAGCTCATTCCTGCACATGGCCAACCTCCTCTGGATGCCGCATTATCCAACACTTGCTGTAAAACCGCCCCTGTTAACTGTTGCAGCACCAGGATATTATCAAAAGGCGCTATTTCATATACTTTACCCCTGGTTATATTGCCTTGTGACACGATTGGTAATCTAATTGCTCCATAATTAAGAAATGCTGCATCAACCGGCATTTGATATTTTTCTTTTGCCATTTGAAGCATTGCATCTGTTAACACATTGTTTAATGTTCCTTCGGGAGATTTTTTTTCCAGTGTCATTCCTGCAACTGCGATCAGATCATTCATCTTAGCATTGACATTATCAGAATATGGCTTTAGTAAAGTTGATAATTCATTAGAAGGCTTTGCCTCCTGTTTGATTCGGTAATCTTTGTATTGAACTGTCTGTGCCTGGTAAACAGGATCGCAGGCTGTAAACAGAGCGGCTATCGCAAAAAGATAAAAACTATAGAATATTGTACGCATGAAAATGAACTTAAATGAGTAAGGGAAGGTAGGCATATTTTAAAGAAACTAATATAAAAAAGAGATAAAATTTTTAGAATAAATAAGTTTACTTTTGACGACATAAATAACAACAATGAGCTACGAATTAACAGGCAAACTAGTTGCCAAATTTGATACGGTACAACGTAAAGAAACTTTTAAAACAAGAGAGTTTGTGGTTGAAAAAACAGATGAGATCGGAGGAAGAACCATCAGCAATTTTATCAAGTTTCAATCTGTGCAGGATAAAACCACCATTATTGACAAAGTGAATGTTGGTGACGATATAAAAGTTCATTTTAACATTAAAGGAACCAAATGGGAAAAAGATGGTAAGATAAACTACATTACCAATTTAGATGCATGGAGAATAGAACAGATCTTGCAAGGTGGTGCAGCATCTCCAAAAGAAACAGCTATCGACAACGATTACCTGGAACCATTGGATACATTCACTGCATCTTCACCTGATGCGATAGATGACCTGCCATTTTAAGACGCCACTCCTCCACGACGGAGAAATTTGGAGTTTAACTATTTGTAAGCAACAATAAAATTTCCGGGATAATTATCCGGCATTGAATATGCAACAAAAAATCTCTTTAAAAACACTTCCTTCAGAAGCTGCAGACGATTCTATAATAAAACGACTGATCGCAAACAGCTGCAGTAAAAAAGTATCTTCCGTTTCAGGATATACCATTACAAAAAGATCTATTGATGCCAGGGCAAAGACCATCTGGGTAAATCTTACTGTAAATGCTTTTATTGATGAACCTTATCATCACAGAGAAATTCAAACTTTTACTTTTAATGACATACGTAACGCACCAAAAAGAGTCATTATCATCGGTGCCGGACCAGCCGGGCTATTTGCTGCATTGCAATTGATAGAAACAGGCATTAAACCCATTATTTTAGAAAGAGGAAAAGATGTAAGAGCACGACGCAGAGATCTAGCTGCTTTGAATAAAGAAGGAATTGTTAATCCTGAGAGTAATTATTGTTTTGGTGAAGGTGGTGCCGGAACATACAGTGATGGTAAACTATACACTCGTAGTAATAAAAGAGGAGATATTGACAGAATATTGAATCTGTTTGTACATTTCGGCGCTGAGGAAAAAATTTTATACGAAGCTCATCCACATATCGGTACCAATAAATTACCGCACATCATAACTGAAATGCGTAAACGAATTTTAGACTGTGGCGGCGAGTTTTTATTTGAAAAAAAAGTAGTTGATTTCGAAATAACCAACGAAAAAATAAAAGCAGTAAAAACAGCGGATGGGAATACTTTTACAGCAGATGCTTTTATTCTTGCTACAGGGCACTCCGCAAGAGATATTTTTGAGTTGCTGCACACCAAGAATATTTTAATTGAAGCAAAACCTTTTGCATTAGGAGTAAGAGTAGAACATCCGCAACAATTAATTGACAGTGTTCAATATCATTGTGATGCAAGAGGAGAATTTTTACCTCCTGCATCTTACAGTCTGGTGCAACAAGTTAATAACAGAGGTGTGTTTTCTTTTTGTATGTGCCCCGGCGGTATCATTGCTCCAGCAGCAACAACTTCGGGTGAATTGGTGGTAAATGGATGGAGCCCATCTAAAAGAAATAACCCATATGCAAATAGCGGAATGGTAGTACAGATAGAGTTGAGTGATGTGATCAAGAATGAAAAAATGAAAGGGGATGCTTTAGCTATGATGCGCTTTCAGCAGATGGTAGAACAAAAAAGTTTTAATGCCGGCGGAGGAAAGTTTGTAGCACCTGCACAACGTATGGTCGATTTTTCTAACAAAAAAATATCTGCAGACTTACCTGATTGTTCTTATCAACCGGGACTCAATTCTGTACAATTAAATGAAGTATTACCTGATTTTGTTTACAGTGCTTTAGCAAAGGGGTTTGTTGAATTTGGTAAAAAGATGAAGGGTTATTTTACCAATGATGCAGTTGTGGTAGCAACTGAAAGTCGCACCTCTTCGCCTGTCCGTATTCCGAGAGATGCAGGAAATTTACACCACCCTCAAATAAAAAATTTATACCCTTGTGCAGAAGGTGCAGGGTATGCAGGAGGTATTGTAAGTGCTGCAATGGATGGAGAAAGAGTGGCGAAGCAAATTGCCGGCTTGCTGATGTGCTGATTTGGAGATATAATTACCGCTTATATAATCTATCATTTTTGCTTTAGGCTAAACAATATTTTTGCTTAACTTTTTTCTTATGAACTTATTAGAATTACACGATCTCAGAAAGTATTTTGCAACACAAAAAGCTGTTGATGATATCAGCTTCAATATTGAGCAAGGAAATATTTTTGGTCTACTTGGCCCAAATGGTGCCGGCAAAACAACATTGCTGCGAATGATCACAGGCATATTCTATCCCGATAGCGGTGAGATCATTTTCAACGGAAAAAAATTTGACCCCAGTAATGATGCTGCACTGATTGGCTATATGCCCGAGGAAAGAGGTTTATATAAAAAAATGAAAATTGGTGAGCAGGCATTGTACCTGGCCAGGTTAAAAGGTTTAAGCAAAGCCGATGCCATGCAAAAACTCAAAATATGGTTTGAAAAATTTGAGATGCAAAGCTGGTGGAATAAAAAAGTAGAAGACCTTAGCAAAGGGATGAGTCAGAAATTGCAATTTGTAACAACTGTATTGCATGAACCAAAATTGATCATACTGGATGAACCCTTCAGTGGCTTAGACCCTGTCAATGCTAACCTGATAAAGGATGAAATATTTAATCTTGCAAAAAATGGCTGCACCGTAATTTTCAGTACACATCGAATGGAGCAGGTAGAAGAGATTTGTAACCATATTGTATTAGTGAATAAAGGACACAAAATTTTAGATGGCACAGTGTCCGACGTAAAAGATCAATTCAAAGAAAATATTTACCAGATCAACGCCACCACTTCCGCAGAACATTTATTTACATCCTTGTTTGAAGTAGTAAAACATCAACCCGATCAATTATTAATAAAGTTGCAACCCGATGTTTCAACAAATGATGTTTTAAAACACTTTATCAGTCAACATATCAATATTCATTCATTTCACGAAGTATTGCCTTCTTTAAATGACATCTTCATCAAGTTGGTAGAAGGGTCGCCTGAAGCAAGGCAATTCATTTAATTACGATTTTTGATTTACGATTTACGAATGTGTTATTATTGTTGATCTGTTTTTTTTCGCTTAGGATTTTTTTAAATATATACAATTAATATTATGAGCAAAACCTGGCTAATCATACAAAGAGAATATATTACACGGGTAAGAAATAAAACATTTTTGTTATCAACCTTCCTGTTGCCATTGGTGATCGTATTATTTATCGCCGGAACAATTTTTATTTCTGCAAAAGGCTCTTCTGGGAAATGCCTGGTAGCATTCAATGATGAGACAGGAGTGTTTAAAAACAAATTGAAAAACAAAGCTGACCAATCGGTTACTTTTATTTACACCTCAGATACAGCTTTTGATGCTTTGTTGAACAAAGAATATGATGCTTACATACATGTAAAAGATCTGCAAAAAAAATCTCCAGGCACAATCTCCATTGAAGTAAAAAAACAGATCAGTACAGAAGCAGAAGACTATATCAGAAACCAGATGAACCTGGTTTTAGAAAATAAAATGCTGCAGGAAAATTTCCAATTACCACTTACAGCATTAGACTCTATGCGTAACAGCGCAAAAAACATTGACCTGATACAATCAAAGGATGAAGGGAAAGGCAAACAACAAATATATTCAGGACTAACATCAGCTATCGGCTTCTTTTGTGGTATATTAATTTACATTACGATGCTGATATATGGCACTCAGGTGATGCGTGGGGTGATGGAAGAAAAAACAAATCGTATTGCAGAAGTTATAGTAAGTTCTGTAAAACCATTTCAGTTAATGATGGGTAAAATAATTGGCATTGGTGCCGTAGGACTAACACAGTTCTTACTTTGGGTCATTTTAGTTGCAGGTATTTTTTCTGTTGCGCAGATATTTATACCACACGATATCATGCTGCAGGTACAACAACTGCAAAGCAATCCCGGAATACAGAGTAATAGTGCTATGCAGATCAGCGAAGCTGCAAAGAATATTGCTGAAGCAAAAGATGCTTTGAATTCTATTAACTGGCCGCTGATACTAGGATGTTTTCTGTTTTTCTTTTTAGGAGGTTATCTATTTTATTCATCGTTATTTGCGGCAGTAGGTAGTGTTATCAATGAAGATCCGCAAGAAGCCCAGTCATTAATATTACCCATCACCATGCCGATCATTTTTGGATTTATTATTATGACGCAGGCTGCTCAAAACCCCAATACCTCACTGGCATTTTGGGGAAGTATGATACCATTCACTTCGCCTATTGTAATGATGGGCCGCATACCGGCCCCCGGCGCAGTTCCCTGGTGGGAGCTAGGTTTATCGATGTTGCTGTTGGTGTCGGGTTTTTTAATAACTACCTGGCTGGCAGCCAAGATATATCACACCGGCATATTGATGTACGGCAAAAAAGGTTCGTGGAAAGAAATGTTTAAATGGGCTTTCAGAAGATCTTAGTTAAGCAGCAGTGCCAAAAACAGAACGATGTATCTCTGCCTTTACATATTTATACAACAACCCACTAACAGAAAAAACAGCAGCTAATATTGCACCTAATATAAAACCAAGGATGGCCCAAACAATTTCTGATTTTTTATCAACTGCGAAAGGGGGATCAGGCTTATCCAAAGTTGCAATAATCGGAGTAACTTTTTGTAACCGCCAAAGCGCCTCATCCCTGTTGCTGATAGCAGCATTTCTTTGTGCTTTGATTCTTTCTTTATCTTCTGTCAGATTTTCTTTTGGTAATGAATATTCCAATCTATCAGGGGTAAAAAATGTAGAGTTCTGCATTCCTATGGCTCTTTTATCATAAATACCTACAACGCCATTTAAAGAATCTATTTTTTTTACAATAAAATCATAATCTGCAGAAGCTTTTTGTATTCTCAGGTTGATATAAAACTGAGATATTTTAGAAATAAGTACTTCGGTAACCGGTTTCACCAGACTTTCATCTGTGCTGGTAAAATTTAATTCAAGTACACCGTTCTTATTAATTTTTGCGTCGATCGCATTTTTCAACATACTTCCTCCTACAGTTGCCAACGATACACTATCTGTAGGGACATTAGATTTTGAACTAAACAAACCACTCTGTTTATTTTTCTCATTGATCAATAACTCTGCAATAGTTCTATTATCTCTATTTGGCAACCTTGTTGAAGCTACAGCTTCTCTAACGTTTCGGCTTAATGCCAATTCAATAATATTGATCGAGGCATCACTACTGAAACTTTGTGCTGAACCATTCATTCCTAAAAGACTGCTAAGACCACCTCCCGAAAGAGCCGATTCGGTTGGATTAGTCAGTGGAAATACAGATGCCTTTGAGGTGTATGATGGCTTTGAGGTATAGGCATAAAAGAAAAGCAAAACAGCAAAAATACCTGCAGTTAGTAAAATCAGCATTTTAGACTTGCCGAGTCTGATAAATAAAGCTCTTGTTAGTTCTGCTGTATCCACGATCAATATTTAAAGATTTCGAATAATTATTGCACCGATGATAATTGGAATGCTGGCTGTTATTGATTGTACGATCACATTTCCAAAATCTTTGCCCTCTTGTTTTTCAGGCACTGTTATGGTGCTTCCTTCTTTTACTTTAGGATAAAAGTGCATGAAGAAGAAGTTCCTTGTCCTTCTGCTTTTTCCATTGGCATAGGTAACATAAATCCTTTTACGCCAAGGTTTCACACCAAACCCTCCCGCTTTGTCGATATAGTACATCAGTCGATTGTACTCCTTATCAAAAGTTATCTTTACAGGCGACTGTACACGGCCTTGTATTGTTACAAAAGGATTTACTTCCGGTATGTAGATGATATCTCTTTCCTGAAGCACAATATCATACTTTGTATTTTTTTCTTGTAATGCTTTTTCAAGATCGATGCTAACAGGCTTATCCGCACTATTAGATACAGGATTACCCGCTGCATCAACAGAAGGGGCAGCTTGATTTACTCTGTAAGGATCTTTTTTGTTCCGAATCAAAACTGCACCGGTCAGATCTGCATTATCCAAAACCCCTCCGGCCCTTTGTATATATGACGACAGTTTTTCATCTTTACTCAAACGAGGATAATTACCCGGATATTTAACGAGGCCCTCTATAGTTACATTTTGCTGTAATTGAAATGTTGGATTTTTTCTTACAAAAACCTGGTCATAAGGTTTCAGCAAAACCTTTGATGCCACTGAATCAAGTTCAAGATTTTGTAAGACTGAATACGACTTAATAACTGTTTGAGTTGGTTTAAGTCCTTTTTGTGCAGAGTCCATGTCAACAATACTTGATATTTCCAATCTTCCGAATTCTGCTGAAGACTTTAACCCGCCGGATAAGTAGATCAGGTCCTGCAATGTCATGCCTCCGTATCTTTTGAGTTTTCCAGGTTTACGAACTTCTCCGGAGATCTCTACAAATTGTTGTTCACCAAACTCTGCATTCGAAAACAATTGTATCATATCATTTGGCTCCAACAAAACATTATCAACACCAGAACCATTTTCAATGTCTCTTAAACTGATCTCAATTTTATCTGCCTTAAGATTGGTTGAATCGGCTCCTTTTCTAAATATATATGCCCTTGGCAGATAAGTATTTCTTGTAATTCCTCCTGCACGGTTGATAACATCAAACAGACGGTCATTCTTTTTTATTTCATATAAGCCCGGATAAGATACTTCACCGGTTACTTCTACTTTATTAATAATCCCCGGATTGATCAAATTTACTTTCACCACATCCCCATCTTTCAGTAAATAATCAGCCTTATTTTGTTTTAGGATGGCCGTGGCATTTACATCATATATCACCTGCTTCTCATCATCGGTTCTCACTACTTTCACATCAGATGAATATGCATCTGGTGTAAATCCTCCTGCAAAACTTATTAATGCTTTTATCCCTTCATCCTTTTTCAGTTGATAATACATAGGGCGTTTAAATTGCCCGGTAGCCAATACTTTTTTATCAACAAAACGAACCAATACAAAATCATTATTTTGTAAATAGATGCGGCCGCCTATATCTCCTGATGTTAAATATTTGTATACGTCAAGTGTTTCTATCACTTTTCCATTTCTTTTAACCTGTATCTCTCTTAAATTACCATACTGCGTAACTCCGCCGGCCAAACCAATTACATTGAATGCATTGGAAAATGCAGAAACGGTTACAGGGCCCGGATTGTTTACTTCTCCTCCTACGTTTACATTGATCGTTCTTGGTTGACCAAGAGTTATCTGTACGTTGGTAGTAGCCGGAACAACACTTTTGAATCTGGAATAGATTAATGATCTGGCAGATTCAAAGGTTAACCCCTGCACTGTTATTTTACCCAGACTTGCGGGAAAGATCGAGCCATCTTTTGCTACAACGTAATCTTCCTGGTATTCACCACCGCCCCAAAGTGCTACGATAATATGATCACCCACTCCTATCGGATAATCCAATGGAGGTGTAGAAAGTTCCGCAATGTTCATCATTGCAGCATTTTTGAAAATATTTGTTCCGTAAGTATCGTCAGATTTATAACTATTAGACTTAACGTTGTCTTCAATTAACGTATCTCTGATCACAACAGGGGTTGTTGTTTGTTTATTCTTGTCTTCTCCGGCTATAATACTTTTATTATTGTCGCCAAAAATTTCCTTTAAATTTTTTTGCGGAGCTTGTAGAGATGGCTCTGTAAGTATCCCCTTAACTTCTTCCTGCACAGGGGTAGTAACGGGTGGTTGACAAAATGCACTTAATGAGGAACCCATCAATATAACAAGCAACAGTTTTACTCTCATATTTACCAATAACTTCAAATTAAATGACATTTATTAAGGGTTAGTTTATAAATAAATCGGAGCAAATATATCAATAATTTATTTGAGAGGCTTTTGAAGTAACATTGTAAATTCTTCCCAAACCTCTTTTACAATATCGCCGGCAGGCTGAATTTTATCAATAATTGCGCTTACCTGGCCAATTTCCAACTCTCCATTTTTCAAATCTCCTTCAAACATACCTTTTTTTGCCCTGCCTTTACCTAATAATTCTTTTAGTTTATCCGCAGAAACACAGTCAGCTTCTGCCTGCTGTACAATAGCGAAAAAATCATTTTTCAACAGTCGCACAGGTGTAATTTTCTTTAAAGATAGCATTGTATCTCCTTCTGTTGCATTTATAACAGCATTTTTAAATGCCGGGTGGGACGAAGCCTCTTCACTTGCTACAAACCTGCTGCCTATTTGCACCGCCTCTGCACCTAATACCATTGCTGCCAACATCTGTTTGCCGGTGGCAATGCCCCCGGCTGCTATAACGGGTATTGTAACCGCATTACAAACCGCAGGCACCAAAACCATTGTTGTTGTCTCTTCCCTCCCATTGTGACCGCCTGCCTCGAACCCTTCTGCCACAACAGCATCACATCCTGCCACCTGCGCCTTTTGGGCAAACTTGCTGCTGCTCACCACATGCACTACCGTAACGCCATGTTGTTTTAAGATAGATGTCCATGTGTTGGGATTGCCGGCTGATGTGAATACGATCGGCACTTTTTCGGCAATGATGGTTTGAATATGTTTGTCGGTATCCGGATATAATAACGGAACATTTACACCAAAGGGTTTATCTGTAGCTGCTTTGCATTTTTGAATGTGTTCTTTCAATACATCTGGATACATACTACCGCTCCCTATTAATCCCAATCCCCCTGCATTACTCACTGCACTTGCCAAACGCCAGCCGCTTGCCCATACCATACCAGCTTGTATGATGGGATAATCGATCTTGAAGAGAGTCGTTATTTTGTTAGTATACAAATCGTTTAACTGTTAAGTTATTTAGAAGAGTCATTGAAAAATGTTATGCTAACAACGTTAAACGATTTACACGTTAAGCGCTGTTACCCCAGATCAATATCAGTATTATCTCCGATATTGAGAGAACGGGTTTCGCCTTTTACACCGGTATCACTACCAATCAAAGAATCATCCAACACTACGTCAAACAATTTAGAAAATGAACCAATGATAGATTCTTTAACGATGGTATAATTTAAAATAGTATGTTCTCCAATAGTAACATTTGGACCTATTACGGAGTTTCTGATATCGCAGCCTTCGCCGATACTAACGGGAGGAATGATAATAGTATTTTCAAAGTGATGATTATCGGCAAGACCACCGCCGAATTTTTTCAGTAGTGTGGCATTGGATTCCAACAGGGTTTCTTTCTTTCCGCAATCAAACCAGCTTTGCACTTTAAATGATTTGAATTTTGCACCGCTCTGTATCATGCATTCCAACGCATCAGTAAGACTTAACTCTTTAACCAATGCTTCTGCCTTTTCGATGATCTTCTTAAGACAGTTAAATAAAAAATCTGTTTCTTTTATTTTATAGATACCAACTAAAGCCATATTACTTTTGGGTATCGAAGGTTTTTCTACCACTCTTGAAATAAATCCATCTTCTTCTATTTCTGCAACACCAAAATTTCTTGGATCATCTACTTTTTTTACCCCCAACATCGAGTAAGGAGAGTCGATCACTTCTTTCACATCGTACTCTGCAATGGTATCTCCTAAAACAATAAATACTTCATCCGTGCCTACGATCTCTTTTGCCAAATCGATGGCATGACCAGTTCCATATCTTTCATTCTGATATACAAAATGGCAGGTAAGATCGGGGTATTTAGCTTTTACATAATCCTGGATCTTTTCTCCCAGATATCCAACAATAAAAATAAATTCATTGATACCAGCACTGTGCAGTTGATCTACAATTATACTCAACACCGTTTTACCGGCAAGAGGAATTAGCGCTTTAGGTTGTGTATATGTATGTGGTCGTAACTTTGTACCGGCTCCGGCCACGGGGATTATTGCCTTCATGATAAAACTACAATCTGCAAATGCAGCATTTTTATTTACAATAAACTATCAATTCTCTCAAAATCAGTGTGTGAAAGTAATACATTTTAAGTAAATCAAATTTTTATAAACAGGTTAATTACAAAGAGGAGATAAATATAGAATAACTACTACACCAGCCTAGTTCTCCAACCAAACCTTTGTATATTTGCAAAAAATTACCGAATACTATATAATTATGCAAAAAGACACATTGGTTTTCGATTTAATCCGTAAAGAACTTGAACGTCAGCGTCATGGAATTGAGTTGATCGCTTCAGAAAATTTCACGTCACTACAGGTGATGCAGGCAATGGGTGGTGTGATGACAAATAAGTATGCCGAAGGATATCCCGGAAGAAGATATTATGCAGGCTGCGAAATTGTAGATCAGACCGAACAATTAGCTATCGACAGATTAAATCAGATCTTTGGTTGTGAATATTCAAATGTTCAACCGCATAGTGGTGCACAGGCAAATGCTGCCGTGGCTTTAGCGGTATTGCAGCCCGGTGATAGAATCTTAGGATTGGACCTAAGTATGGGCGGACATCTTACACATGGATCTGCGGTTAACTACTCAGGTAAATTATATGAACCTCATTTTTATGGTGTGGTAAAAGAAACAGGCCTGGTAGATTATGATACTTTAGAACAAAAAGCAAGAGAATTAAAACCAAAACTAATCATCTGCGGAGCCAGTGCTTATAGCCGCGATTGGGATTATGCAAGAATAAGAAAAGTAGCTGATGAAGTAGGCGCATTGGTACATTGCGATATGGCACATCCTGCCGGATTGATTGCTAAAGGATTATTGAACTCTCCATTTGAACATTGCCAGATCGTTACCTCTACCACACATAAAACACTACGTGGACCAAGAGGTGGTATCATCTTAATGAAAAAAGATTTTGAAAACCCATGGGGATTGAAAGATGTAAAAGGCAATATCCGCATGATGAGCAATCTGCTGGATATGGCTGTATTTCCTGGAATTCAAGGTGGTCCGTTAGAACACGTAATTGCAGCTAAAGCTGTTGCATTTGGCGAAATTTTATCAGATGATTTTACAGTGTATGCAAAACAAGTGGTAAGCAATGCCCAGGCAATGGCAAAAGCATTTGTTGATAAAGGATATCAATTGATCAGTAACGGAACCGATAATCATTTAATGTTGATCGATCTGCGTAATAAAAATATCAGTGGTAAAAAAGCTGAACAGGCTTTAGTGAAAGCAGATATCACCTTAAATAAAAACATGGTACCTTTTGATGACAAAAGCGCTTTTGTAACATCGGGTATTCGTGTAGGTACTGCCGCTATCACTACAAGAGGCTTTAAAGAAGAGCACATGGGATTTGTTGTTGACTCAATTGATAAAGTATTGATGAATGCTGATGATGAACAATTGATCACAAAAGTTCGTGGTGAGGTGAATGAGTTTATGAAGCAGTTTGTACTTTATCCTGAATTAGGCTAAAAAGGTTTCAACGTTTAATGGTTTAAATCGTTTAACGTTAATAGAATCATTACCTTATACAACAATTGTAACAGTTTTATACAACCATTAAACGTTAAACCCTTAAACGATAAAGATCATGATACAACGTATTCAATCAGTCTGGCTTTTATTGGTAGGTGTATGTGCATTTTTTACGATTCAGTTTTCATTTTATAGCGGCACAGATATTAATAATATTCCTTATCAAAAACTAACAGCAGCTACAGGAGGATTTTTAATTTTAACCTTAACGATCCTTATCGGACTACTTGCTGCAATTACTATTTTTCTTTTTAAGAACAGGAATACACAATTGTGGCTATGTGCAGCCGGTATAGTAACAGAGTTGTTATTACTTTATTTATACTACAAAAAAGTAACTACATTTTCGCAGGGAACATTATCATTAAGTGCGTTACTACATGTAGGAATATTGTTGTTTTTTATTTTGGCCGTAAGAGGTATTATGCAGGATAAAAAAATAATTGAGGATAGTGATAGGTTAAGATAATTTTTACTGTCTTGAAATTAATCACCAGCCAAAAAGATCAAAAAGAATGAGAACCCTGTTTATACTTTTATTTTTTCCTCTAATTACAGTTGCACAAAAGAAAAATGACAATACGATTGTTGTGAAAAAAGTAGTTGACATTGATACTTTAAAACAAATCCTCTCGGACAGGTTTCAAAAAATTTCTTATGTCGATGGTAAAGTTTTACATACGATAAATTATAGAAAGAGGTCAAATTATTCAGAAATGTCATTTGTTATAACATTTACTGATAGTTTCACGCTAGTTAGAGGCTATTTCACCAAAGGAGTAGAAAATACTGAATTTGGAAATAGTAGTTCTACAAAATTTGAACCTATTGAATTTGCAGGGCGTGTAGGCTGGAAAGCAAGACTATGGGATGAGGTAGAATCATTTGCCAAAGCAATTTCATCCGATTTAACTTATATTAAATTGAATGATTAATCAAGATTTAGGCTTTTAACGGCTTAACCCCTACAAAAACCTTCCGGTATAACTTTCTTTACACTTCTTTAAATCTGTAGGTTTACCTGCGAAAACTAAACTACCTCCGCCATCACCGGCTTCGGGGCCAAGATCAATTACCCAGTCTGCACTTTTTATTACGTCTGTATTATGCTCTAT
It contains:
- a CDS encoding polysaccharide biosynthesis/export family protein — encoded protein: MSFNLKLLVNMRVKLLLVILMGSSLSAFCQPPVTTPVQEEVKGILTEPSLQAPQKNLKEIFGDNNKSIIAGEDKNKQTTTPVVIRDTLIEDNVKSNSYKSDDTYGTNIFKNAAMMNIAELSTPPLDYPIGVGDHIIVALWGGGEYQEDYVVAKDGSIFPASLGKITVQGLTFESARSLIYSRFKSVVPATTNVQITLGQPRTINVNVGGEVNNPGPVTVSAFSNAFNVIGLAGGVTQYGNLREIQVKRNGKVIETLDVYKYLTSGDIGGRIYLQNNDFVLVRFVDKKVLATGQFKRPMYYQLKKDEGIKALISFAGGFTPDAYSSDVKVVRTDDEKQVIYDVNATAILKQNKADYLLKDGDVVKVNLINPGIINKVEVTGEVSYPGLYEIKKNDRLFDVINRAGGITRNTYLPRAYIFRKGADSTNLKADKIEISLRDIENGSGVDNVLLEPNDMIQLFSNAEFGEQQFVEISGEVRKPGKLKRYGGMTLQDLIYLSGGLKSSAEFGRLEISSIVDMDSAQKGLKPTQTVIKSYSVLQNLELDSVASKVLLKPYDQVFVRKNPTFQLQQNVTIEGLVKYPGNYPRLSKDEKLSSYIQRAGGVLDNADLTGAVLIRNKKDPYRVNQAAPSVDAAGNPVSNSADKPVSIDLEKALQEKNTKYDIVLQERDIIYIPEVNPFVTIQGRVQSPVKITFDKEYNRLMYYIDKAGGFGVKPWRKRIYVTYANGKSRRTRNFFFMHFYPKVKEGSTITVPEKQEGKDFGNVIVQSITASIPIIIGAIIIRNL
- a CDS encoding NAD(P)H-dependent flavin oxidoreductase; amino-acid sequence: MYTNKITTLFKIDYPIIQAGMVWASGWRLASAVSNAGGLGLIGSGSMYPDVLKEHIQKCKAATDKPFGVNVPLLYPDTDKHIQTIIAEKVPIVFTSAGNPNTWTSILKQHGVTVVHVVSSSKFAQKAQVAGCDAVVAEGFEAGGHNGREETTTMVLVPAVCNAVTIPVIAAGGIATGKQMLAAMVLGAEAVQIGSRFVASEEASSHPAFKNAVINATEGDTMLSLKKITPVRLLKNDFFAIVQQAEADCVSADKLKELLGKGRAKKGMFEGDLKNGELEIGQVSAIIDKIQPAGDIVKEVWEEFTMLLQKPLK
- a CDS encoding sugar phosphate nucleotidyltransferase is translated as MKAIIPVAGAGTKLRPHTYTQPKALIPLAGKTVLSIIVDQLHSAGINEFIFIVGYLGEKIQDYVKAKYPDLTCHFVYQNERYGTGHAIDLAKEIVGTDEVFIVLGDTIAEYDVKEVIDSPYSMLGVKKVDDPRNFGVAEIEEDGFISRVVEKPSIPKSNMALVGIYKIKETDFLFNCLKKIIEKAEALVKELSLTDALECMIQSGAKFKSFKVQSWFDCGKKETLLESNATLLKKFGGGLADNHHFENTIIIPPVSIGEGCDIRNSVIGPNVTIGEHTILNYTIVKESIIGSFSKLFDVVLDDSLIGSDTGVKGETRSLNIGDNTDIDLG
- a CDS encoding serine hydroxymethyltransferase, with the protein product MQKDTLVFDLIRKELERQRHGIELIASENFTSLQVMQAMGGVMTNKYAEGYPGRRYYAGCEIVDQTEQLAIDRLNQIFGCEYSNVQPHSGAQANAAVALAVLQPGDRILGLDLSMGGHLTHGSAVNYSGKLYEPHFYGVVKETGLVDYDTLEQKARELKPKLIICGASAYSRDWDYARIRKVADEVGALVHCDMAHPAGLIAKGLLNSPFEHCQIVTSTTHKTLRGPRGGIILMKKDFENPWGLKDVKGNIRMMSNLLDMAVFPGIQGGPLEHVIAAKAVAFGEILSDDFTVYAKQVVSNAQAMAKAFVDKGYQLISNGTDNHLMLIDLRNKNISGKKAEQALVKADITLNKNMVPFDDKSAFVTSGIRVGTAAITTRGFKEEHMGFVVDSIDKVLMNADDEQLITKVRGEVNEFMKQFVLYPELG
- a CDS encoding DUF4293 family protein — its product is MIQRIQSVWLLLVGVCAFFTIQFSFYSGTDINNIPYQKLTAATGGFLILTLTILIGLLAAITIFLFKNRNTQLWLCAAGIVTELLLLYLYYKKVTTFSQGTLSLSALLHVGILLFFILAVRGIMQDKKIIEDSDRLR